A window of the Cicer arietinum cultivar CDC Frontier isolate Library 1 chromosome 6, Cicar.CDCFrontier_v2.0, whole genome shotgun sequence genome harbors these coding sequences:
- the LOC101506011 gene encoding uncharacterized protein, translating into MDDIFTNLLKLTTYISDRFLKFLEDLVLRDAIRGRENFRATPLISSQHNSKETTSLQPPQVGGENNEICGRRAFNNNNSELLVDTRSVIIKASYVSAALPSFLLKGLTLPLLGLQYAWSLGVTSCRYSFSCIKCAQLHVHRIRSRVLKTLRGSADDIGWLQHAPGMPLAQDGTSRFLELLSDIRNGKHSLPSSFVYLLIPGLFSNHGPLYFVATKRFFSKMGLACHIAKVHSEASVEHNALELKQYIEEIYWGSGKPVMLLGHSKGGIDAAAALSLYWSDLKDKVAGLALVQSPYGGTPIASDILREGQIGDKEARRILELIICKIIKGDIRALEDLTYERRKEFIMKHKLPLGIPLISFHSEASIAPSVLATMTQIAHAELPRLVLPKFVSKVSDSFVKSGHQVPVLIPASAAMAVFALHLQLRYGEKSDGLVTCRDAEVPGSVVVRPNMKLDHAWMVYSSKKKNPSEPDAREMCQALFTLLVELGKTEREVEQIV; encoded by the exons atgGATGACATATTCACAAATCTTTTGAAACTCACAACTTATATTAGTGACAGATTCTTAAAATTCCTAG AGGATTTAGTGCTTAGAGATGCAATTAGGGGCAGAGAAAATTTTCGGGCCACTCCACTGATATCATCACAacacaattcaaaagaaaccaCATCTTTGCAACCTCCTCAGGTTGGAGGTGAAAACAATGAAATTTGTGGAAGAAGAGcctttaacaataataatagtgAACTGCTTGTAGATACCAGATCTGTAATTATAAAAGCCAGTTATGTATCTGCAGCTCTTCCTTCATTTTTACTAAAAGG TTTAACACTCCCATTACTTGGTCTACAATATGCTTGGAGTTTGGGAGTGACCTCTTGCAGATATTCTTTCTCATGCATTAAATGTGCTCAACTTCATGTTCATAG AATTAGATCTCGTGTGTTGAAAACATTGCGCGGTTCTGCTGATGATATTGGGTGGTTGCAGCATGCTCCTGGAATGCCTCTAGCACAGGATGGAACTTCAAGATTCTTGGAATTGCTTTCAGACATAAG GAATGGAAAGCACTCACTACCCAgttcatttgtttatttgttgattCCAG GTCTCTTTAGCAATCATGGACCCTTGTATTTTGTTGCCACTAAGAGGTTTTTTTCAAAGATGGGTCTAGCTTGCCATATAGCAAAAGTTCATAGtgag GCATCGGTCGAACACAATGCCTTGGAACTGAAGCAATATATTGAGGAGATTTACTGGGGTTCTGGCAAGCCTGTCATGCTACTGGGACACAGTAAAGGTGGCATTGATGCTGCAGCTGCTTTGTCTCTATATTGGTCTGACTTGAAGGACAAAGTTGCTGGTTTGGCACTGGTACAGAGTCCATACGGTGGCACCCCCATAGCTTCCGATATTCTCCGTGAAGGCCAGATTGGCGACAAAGAAGCGCGGAGGATATTGGAACTTATAATATGCAAAATAATTAAG GGTGACATAAGGGCGTTAGAGGATCTCACATATGAGAGGCGAAAGGAGTTCATCATGAAGCACAAGCTCCCCTTAGGCATTCCTCTGATCTCCTTCCACTCTGAAGCAAGCATTGCTCCCAGTGTTCTTGCAACAATGACACAGATAGCTCATGCAGAACTTCCCCGGCTTGTTCTACCAAAATTTGTGTCAAAGGTGTCTGATTCATTTGTCAAATCAGGACATCAAGTTCCTGTACTGATTCCTGCTTCTGCTGCAATGGCTGTTTTTGCTCTCCACCTGCAGCTAAGATATGGAGAAAAGAGTGATGGACTAGTTACATGTCGCGATGCTGAAGTTCCGGGATCGGTTGTTGTAAGGCCTAATATGAAGCTTGATCATGCATGGATGGTATACTCTTCGAAGAAGAAAAATCCAAGTGAACCCGATGCTCGCGAAATGTGTCAAGCTCTATTTACTTTACTTGTTGAGCTTGGTAAGACAGAAAGGGAAGTGGAGCAAATCGTATAA